AGTGTCCATCTGATGCTACCAGAATATGTGATGCCGCATGAGTCCCTTCAAAAGTGGAAAGATTAGCACCGGGAAAGCTTAACCCACATCCTTTATTAATAGGAAAACTCATTGCAATGGTGTGTCCTTGAATGGTTTTGCGTTTCAGATTGGCATTTGGGGTGAGTAAAACCTTTTTATTTGCTGATAATCCCTGTTTGATTTGCGTTCTCCATTGGATTTATCGCTGCCCTTTTCCTCGTAGATAATTATTCAAGTCACTTGGGAGTTTATTGGCTTTACTAAAGTGGCCTTTTGGGTTGCTTGAGCATGGACAGGTACCTCGTGGTTCTCGAGAATATTTGGGCAGAGGTCCTCCTCCAGGTTCTGGACGCTGCTTTAATTGTGGCATTGATGGCCATTGGGCTCGAGATTGCAAAGCCGGGGACTGGAAGAACAAGTGTTATCGCTGTGGTGAAAGAGGTCATATCGAGAGAAGCTGCAAGAACGGTCCCAAGAAGTTGAAGTAATCTTGTTTCAGATTATAGTTATTTAGCCTGTGTGTTCTGTCTTATGAATCATTTTTGCATAAGCTTGATGTACCGGCTACTTCTTATTGTCTGCTTCATATTGCAGACGTGGACGTAGTTACTCTCAATCACCTGATAGATCTGTATCTCCTCGCCACCGTAGCCGGAGTTACAGCCGAGGCCATAGCTACAGGTGAGATTTCTTCTTTGTCTTTGTTTCCCTTTAGTTTTGCTCCATTGCTACTTGGTTTCTGTTTATGCACTACACAGTTCATATAATTGATATCATAATTGTTGAAGAGGCTTAGTCACACTTATTTATGTCGTGAATATCATCTCAAAATACTGGAAACTTGAAAgaattagtttttattttcattgcaCTATTTACAGATTACATTTTGAGACTGAGAATGGCCAAAATCTATATTCGTAAATATCTAATTTTGTTTATTGTTATATGATGGTATCCAGAACAGACCCTAAGGTATGGCTATAAAGCATGGATACGGCAGAGATGGTGGAGTATCTGTGTCCGATACGTATCGGATACAGATACGTTGAGATACGTCATAAATACGTCTCAAATACGTATTTAATAAATCacaatgtttttttaattttttaaaattgcgaTACGTATCCGGATACGTGATTGACACGTACCAGATACGTATTGGACATGCTGCGACATCGTTTTGCCCTAGGGTTTATaggatatttgtttttcttaagaCTTAAAACAATTAGACGACAAGCTTTCATCATCTTTTACACTCTTCTCGTCTTCGACATCGATGAAAAACTACAACAGTCGACACAGATCATCGACGAAGACCAAACCACTACTGTCGACAGAGATCGACGACCAAAGAGAGACAGAAATCGACGACAAAGGTTGTTGTTCTTAACCAGGTTATGGGTCTCTGTAGCTCTGGCTTCTGCCAATCCATAATGGCTTTGTCGCTTGTTTCACTTTTCCATTTTGTCTTCTCTGCATCAAGAGCAGAGACACAGAGAACCTTCAAAGCaggaaaaaaactgaaaaacattGAAAAAAGGGTTTTGCTAATGCCTTTGTTGCAGCTGCTATATAACTATGCCACCTGTTGTTATAGGTGATGATTCACCATTTTCTAAAAGCATTATTGTGTGTGTCTAACACGTGTACTCCTACAGGACTATCTTATTGAAATGaaacagtgtatatatatatatatataaaattagttACGTGTCCCCAATGTATCCGTATcttacttttttgaaaaatcacgtATCCACGTATCCGTATCGTGTCGTATCCGTGTCACGTGTCCGTATCCGTGCTACATAGAGGTATGGTATACAGAATATTTGGGTTGTTTCTGTTTCCTATTTTGCCTCGAGGGGAAAAAGATATTTTAACAATTTTTGTAAGGATTTTATAGAAATGATGGAAGAAGGTTGTTGTGTACACTTCAAATTAAgcttgacttttttttaaaaaaaataatttgccTTTGATTAGTAGTTTGTTTTGTGATATTTTGACTCAATTGGTTGTTTGCTGCCAGCCATTCGAGATCTCCACCAGCAAAGAGGGAACGAAGCCATGAGCGAGAGGATAGATCATTGAGCCCCAAGCCGAAGAACAGTCCCCCACCCTCAAAGCAGAGGCACCACAGTGAAACTCCTGATGAAGGCAGTCCACGTGGTTCTCCAATGATCAGGAAACGAGATGCCCATCAAGAGGGGTCAGATTACGGCAATAGCCCCATGGGGAAAAGCCCTGAAAGAGAGAGCCCTGTCGCTCGGGGCCATCGAAGTCCTTCTGAAGCCAATGGTTGTAGCCGAAGTATGAGTCCTAAAGATGACAGGAGCCCTATTGACGATTCTGATTACAACCACCGTCCTCTGAGGCTCAGTGAGTCGCCTTAAAAATGGCGTGAGTGGCCTTACAAAACAGCCTTTAATTGCTACGCATCTGCAACACCTCTGTCTTCACGTTGGTGTCGTGCAGACCTTTGATTTTCTTATCCTTTGCATGTTTTAAATTGCTTGTTCTTGTTGGAAATTGGTACTTTTGATTGAACTATCATAATTTGTAATACTTTGTCATTGTAGCATTGTGACGTTAATTaaagtatttatttttgttgatttattttttattttttaaaattttggcaTGTTTAGGTCATgcttgtttttgtacaattctttTCGTGTCGGCAATGCTTTTCCTGTTGATATACATGCAACAACTAAGTAGAATAAGCAGGGAATATATGATAGTCGTTTTTAGCTGATAATTTATTTCGAATTTGAGCGTAAATGTAACGGTTGTGAAGTTATTCTAATTTTCTTTGAAAGACATGGACCCAGTATGGCCTCACGTTGAAGGCCCGCGTTCTCTGTTTGGTTTAGACGCAACGGGCCTTAAGTGTTTAGTCCAGCCCATGTACGCGTTTCGGCCTGCAGCATTTGCGTAACCACACTTCAGCCCATGTACGAAAAGCTGCCTGCAGCATCTCCTCCATCAAAACCCCTAATATACATCATCTCCCACCTCGCGACCTCCACGCAGAGTTCGCTGCTATGACTCAGTTGCCACCATCTTCATTCGCTATGTGTATAACTTAATATCAACTCCTTGAATCAGATACGACTCAATTTCTTATACAATTTATTTTCCCTTTTTGCTGTTCGCGATGTGAGGGTTTGGGATTTCTACGATGGGTTTGTGATTCTTTGATATAGGGTTTGCGTGTGTTTCGTTTTCGGCTTCTATACATCTTGATTCTGCTAagggtttctttttcttgttctgtGTATGTGTTAATTGCTGCAAACAATTATCTCCTAAATCTCAATTTATCCCGATGTGGTGGTGAAGTATCTCTGCATCCATAATCATGTTAAGCTACAACCATTTATTGATGAGAACCTAGAGATGGCAGTTAGACGCGATATGATTGCGACGGAAGTGTTTGCGTCGTACTAGATTATTTGTTTTTCGTGAATTGTCCCATATAATCAAATTATGTCAAgtgctttattttttattaatatacaaTGTAAACATGTCGTCgtgaatttatattaatattattaggtATCTAAtataacatttatttatatacgtCAAACGCTAAACTGCGTTTGACAACACTTCATTATAGTTTTGAAAGTGATGTGTCAAACAGTTTCTGCGTTtgaactcacctcacaataTCACAATTTTATACCTCAAAGTACTCCCAAATAGCACCCAACATGAGTATTCAATTACAAGTAGGCTCagctaatttgaaattttcatcAAATGGCGTAACatccttttttctttcaaatataAGTTATACTACAAACTTTAGAAATATCAATAATAAACAACCCAAATCTTCTGTATACTATATACGTTAGGGTCTGTTCATTCAATGCTATGGCCAAGCTGCAGATAGGTATTAGCTCATTGAATGTTAGCATTAACAATCCTAACAGGGTGAGATTCATCAATAAGATATTGGTTGAATCGTTGAAGAACATCTAATTCTCTACCTCTATTAGTAATTAGTTTATCGAGTTAATAGTTACTTCACCTTAAAGCAAAGATGATATCCTATTCTCAACATCAACGATGTATAATTCCCCATGATAtaggaatttttttaaaaaagggggAAGCAGTTCAAGTTAAGATCTATATATAAAATCCAGAAGCTGATCAATCCATTTACGGAGCGTTCCTAATAACACAAACCAATTAAGTTCTTCAACAGAGTACAAAAAATTTGCAATATCGGTCATTCGAAAGGCAACATATCCATGAAGATGAATCTTTCATCTTCAAATATCCTTTCATCTTTAAGCTGCAACAACTTACATTCTGCGCTAGTTGAGGACTATCGCTCTTAGGAATTATTAACCTTGAACCATGTGCTTAGTAGTAATGCTATTATTGTCACCTATATTACTCTGTATATTCACAAAgtccaaaagcataaaaaagattgcacaaaaattcaTCCATGTCTCATCAACTCACTGCACAAATGACGAGCCCTTAACATTCATTTGTCATATTACTGTTCCAAGATCCAGTTCATCTTCTATATCATCCCCATCTTCAAAAAGCTTCAGGAACCTAGCTTGCTCTTGCTCCCTCCTCTTCTTTTGCCAATACTTGTATGTGACCACGGCACCAAGAACCAATACAGTTGTAACCAGAGAAATTATCAATATCACCAGGACAATGTGCATTCCCCTTCCTCTACCGTGGGAGTCAGAATTTGACGCTGTAATCATGTGGTGCacaaatgaaaaattaaaaccCTAGCAAAACAAACGAGCTTCAGGTATTTGCAAGGAGTACAGAAACAAGATAAAATGATGGAGGCAAACTAAGATAGATAAATTTGAGGCCACTGCATAGAGGAAGCTAAGcagtagggaaaaaaaattaactgcTCTGAACCACTATCTAGCCCAAACAAAAACCCATTATTGCTCAAATAGAGTTCCTAGCTTGAGTCATAATGCAATAAAGACCCCAAAATGGCCTCCAATCTAGGCCAGTAACTATAACAGAGCTTATCAGCGGTGGAGACACCTTACCAACTGCATTAACAGTGACGCACTGTACACAGGAAAAGGTGGCATTGAATTCCTTCTCCTTGAATCGTGCGTATTTGCCATGAGGAGCCTTGAAATCAGAAGGACAAAACTCCCACTGCTCAAAGACATCGTCAGATTTTATGGTGTCCTTCTCGTAGAATCCACATCTCTTGCATTTCTTATCGGGAAGCTCTGTCAGAGGCTGAAAACAAACAACCTAATAACCTTAAAAAATCCCccgaaatagaaaaaaaaaaaaaccaaagcaaACAAAAGAATGAGCTTTTCAATCAATACCTGCCAAGATTCTTCGCCTTTGAAACTATACAGAACATGGACTTTCTTAACATCAGGTAATTCAGTCTTGTTCT
The window above is part of the Tripterygium wilfordii isolate XIE 37 chromosome 3, ASM1340144v1, whole genome shotgun sequence genome. Proteins encoded here:
- the LOC119995290 gene encoding serine/arginine-rich splicing factor RS2Z32-like isoform X1, with the protein product MPRYDDRHGNTRLYVGRLSSRTRSRDLERLFSRYGRVRDVDMKRDYAFVEFSDPRDADDARYSLDGRDFDGSRIIVESAKGVPRGSREYLGRGPPPGSGRCFNCGIDGHWARDCKAGDWKNKCYRCGERGHIERSCKNGPKKLKRGRSYSQSPDRSVSPRHRSRSYSRGHSYSHSRSPPAKRERSHEREDRSLSPKPKNSPPPSKQRHHSETPDEGSPRGSPMIRKRDAHQEGSDYGNSPMGKSPERESPVARGHRSPSEANGCSRSMSPKDDRSPIDDSDYNHRPLRLSESP
- the LOC119995260 gene encoding uncharacterized protein LOC119995260 isoform X1; its protein translation is MSIRYMLDSSVSAKLLPFWILFSFFSESVSSGVVTLDSIVIFKTHEWLNAKPKVYFQCKGENKTELPDVKKVHVLYSFKGEESWQPLTELPDKKCKRCGFYEKDTIKSDDVFEQWEFCPSDFKAPHGKYARFKEKEFNATFSCVQCVTVNAVASNSDSHGRGRGMHIVLVILIISLVTTVLVLGAVVTYKYWQKKRREQEQARFLKLFEDGDDIEDELDLGTVI
- the LOC119995260 gene encoding uncharacterized protein LOC119995260 isoform X2, encoding MSIRYMLDSSVSAKLLPFWILFSFFSESVSSGVVTLDSIVIFKTHEWLNAKPKVYFQCKGENKTELPDVKKVHVLYSFKGEESWQPLTELPDKKCKRCGFYEKDTIKSDDVFEQWEFCPSDFKAPHGKYARFKEKEFNATFSCVQCVTVNAVGKRQILTPTVEEGECTLSW
- the LOC119995290 gene encoding serine/arginine-rich splicing factor RS2Z32-like isoform X2 codes for the protein MPRYDDRHGNTRLYVGRLSSRTRSRDLERLFSRYGRVRDVDMKRDYAFVEFSDPRDADDARYSLDGRDFDGSRIIVESAKGVPRGSREYLGRGPPPGSGRCFNCGIDGHWARDCKAGDWKNKCYRCGERGHIERSCKNGPKKLNYSQSPDRSVSPRHRSRSYSRGHSYSHSRSPPAKRERSHEREDRSLSPKPKNSPPPSKQRHHSETPDEGSPRGSPMIRKRDAHQEGSDYGNSPMGKSPERESPVARGHRSPSEANGCSRSMSPKDDRSPIDDSDYNHRPLRLSESP